ggggtgcaattcaatatgagaacaagggaacattattaagcagctttcactggactctatgaagctgagggagttcattctatatagagggggtgcaattcaatatgagaacaagggaacattattcagcagctttcactggactctatgaagctgagggagttcattctatatagaggggctGCAACAGTTTTGGCCGCAGCTGTCTGTGTAAATGCCGCAGTATATGCATGGGAGCAAATGCAATGAGGTAACTTTATTCTAAGAGTTGCTTCCAAcatgtctgtgtctctctctctctcagggataCAGCTGGGCAGGAGAGATTTAAAACCATCACAACAGCGTATTACCGGGGGGCCATGGTGAGTACCCCCGAAATCAGCTCGTTTTACACAGCGCTGTGTCCAGAGAacctgtgattattattattattattattattattattattattattattattattattattatgagcaacttgcagagaccaggggggtgaactctgcatcatcaacaactgctgctgctgctgcagagtctcttccaataggacctcgtttgtttggcgtctcgtccaaaggacggagcacaaggaggtgaagtgactcgctcagggtccacacacacacacacacacacacacacacacacacacacacggctgtgGTTTGAACTCTTTCTCTGACGAGTTTATCCCATTGTGATGTTTCAGGGGATCATCCTGGTCTATGACATCACGGACGAGAAATCCTTCGAGAACATTCAGAACTGGATGAAGAGCATCAAAGAGGTGCAGAGTTACAATGTGACTGAGCAAGacagagaagcacacacacacacacattactgtactatattgaagaggtgcagagttacaatgtgactgagcaagagagagaagcacacacacattactgtactgtattgaagaggtgcagagttacaatgtgactgagcaagagagagaagcacacacacattactgtactgtattgaagagGTGCAGAGTTACAATGTGACTGAGCAAGacagagaagcacacacacacacacattactgtactgtattgaagaggtgcagagttacaatgtgactgagcaagagagagaagcacacacacacacacattactgtactgtattgaagagGTGCAGAGTTACAGTGTGACTGAGCAAGacagagaagcacacacacacacacattactgtactatattgaaGAGGTGCAGAGTTACAGTGTGACTGAGCAAGacagagaagcacacacacacacacattactgtactgtattgaagaggtgcagagttacaatgtgactgagcaagagagagaatcacacacacacacacattactgtactgtattgaagagGTGCAGAGTTACAGACTGAGCAAGAcagagaatcacacacacacacacattactgtactgtattgaagagGTGCAGAGTTACAGTGTGACTGAGCAAGacagagaagcacacacacacacacattactgtactgtattgaagagGTGCAGAGTTACAATGTGACTGAGCAAGacagagaagcacacacacacacacacattactgtactatattgaaGAGGTGCAGAGTTACAATGTGACTGAGCAAGacagagaagcacacacacacacattactgtactatattgaagaggtgcagagttacaatgtgactgagcaagagagagaatcacacacacacacacattactgtactgtattgaagagGTGCAGAGTTacagtgtgcacacacacacacacacacacacacattactgtattGTGTACCTCTTGTTTTTCCCAGAATGCCTCTGTGGGGGTGAACAAGATGCTCCTGGGTAACAAGTGTGACATCGAGAATAAGAGGAAGGTCCCGCGGGAGACGGGGGAGAAGGTGAGTCCAGTCAGCACTCTCATCACATCACAGctctctcatcacagctctcTCATCTCATCACACCTCTCTCATCTCATCACAGCTCTCTCATCACATCACAGctctctcatcacagctctcTCATCACATCACACCTCTCTCATCTCATCACAGCTCTCTCATCACATCACAGCTCTCTCATCTCATCACAGCTCTCTCATCTCATCACAGCTCTCTCATCTCATCACAGCTCTCTCATCACATCACACCTCTCTCATCTCATCACAGCTCTCTCATCTCATCACACCTCTCTCATCTCATCACACCTCTCTCATCTCATCACAGCTCTCTCATCTCATCACAGCTCTCTCATCACATCACAGCTCTCTCATCTCATCACAGCTCTCTCATCTCATCACAGCTCTCTCATCTCATCACAGCTCTCTCATCTCATCACAGCTCTCTCATCTCATCACAGCTCTCTCATCTCATCACACCTCTCTCATCTCATCACAGCTCTCTCATCTCATCACAGCTCTCTCATCTCATCACAGCTCTCTCATCTCATCACAGCTCTCTCATCTCATCACAGCTCTCTCATCTCATCACAGCTCTCTCATCTCATCACAGCTCTCTCATCTCATCACACCTCTCTCATCTCATCACAGCTCTCTCATCTCATCACAGCTCTCTCATCTCATCACAGCTCTCTCATCACATCACAGCTCTCTCATCTCATCACAGCTCTCTCATCTCATCACAGCTCTCTCATCTCATCACAGCTCTCTCATCTCATCACAGCTCTCTCATCTCATCACACCTCTCTCATCTCATCACAGCTCTCTCATCTCATCACAGCTCTCTCATCCCTcttatttttctctgtttttttttccccgatCCCAGCTGGCGAAGGATCACGGGATACGGTTCTTCGAAACGAGCGCCAAGTCGAGCATCAACGTGGAGGAGGTGGGGTcgggattttaaaatgtgttccgTTTTTCTTTTCTCGCTGATCCGCAGCACGAGCCGGATAACCCCCTGGAGttgacttgtttgtttttgtttttttttctccctgattTCAGTCTTTTGTAGAACTGGCTCGAGACATCCTGCTGAAATCGGACAAGAAATCGGTACGTTCTCTCTCAAAGATTCCCGCCCACCGTGAGCATCACGATCGTGTGCTGCTGCTTCTAACTATAGaacacagggctgggaatcagactcccgctgcacagcagtgtgatccagtcctgctttcactaggagtttaataatgagactcccgctgcacagcagtgtgatccagtcctgctttcactaggagtttaataatgagactcccgctgcacagcagtgtgatccagtcctggtttcactaggagtttaataatgagactcccgctgcacagcagtgtgatccagtcctgctttcactaggagtttaataatgagactcccgctgcacagcagtgtgatccagtcctgctttcactaggagtttaataatcagactcccgctgcacagcagtgtgatccagtcctgctttcactaggagtttaataatgagactcccgctgcacagcagtgtgatccagtcctgctttcactaggagtttaataatgagactcccgctgcacagcagtgtgatccagtcctgctttcactgggagtttaataatgagactcccgctgatcaagctgctagtgaaacctggactggatcacactgctgtgcaataggaatctgattcccagccctgtgagTACAGCTTCATGCTGCTAATTGCTAGGTTTTGATTAGAACTTGATCTGTTTTTTTCgttcgttcccccccccccccccccccccccgtgtgtcTAGGGTGGCGGAGGTCGAGAGGTCAAGATGAACTCGACTGATAAGAACCCCTCCAAGTGTTCATTAGTCTAACGAGGGAACACACCGGGAACAGCCGACAGCCCTGGGACTTAAAGCTTCGCTGCAGCCGCTCTCCGAAAAAcccagcccccaccccccaacccccaagTCAAATCAGAGAGACGCCTCTTTTGTAAGATGAAGAAGCAGAaggaagagaagaagaagaagaagacagcCCATAATAATTGCCAGCAGTGTTACAGCCTCTTTATTGATTCAGAGCATAGCATTCGGTTTTAGAATCTGCCGCACAATCCCATTGCGTTGACCCGGAATCCTAGCGGCGGGATATTCACCCAGCTAGATAGAGtggggctgggaatcagactcctattgcacagcagtgtcacccagtccaggtttcactagcagcttgatcagctcaggtgtgtctgattattaaactcctagtgaaagcgggactggatcacactgctaacccccccccatgctttccccatgattATACTCTGCATATACCATCGTTTCATCTGCTTTGCCTTGTTAATcagtatgctttaccagacctctctgtgctttacaatgcttccctatgctttaccagacctctctgtgctttacaatgcttccctgtgctttaccagacctctctgtgctttacaatgcttccctatgctttaccagacctctctgtgctttacaatgcttccctatgctttaccagacctctctgtgctttacaatgcttccctatgctttaccagacccctctgagctttacaatgggTGGGATGGTCGGGTTATTTCATTTCCAATCAGGACAAACTGTCGCTGGAAAGCAACACGTTTCACACCGACACTAGAAATGcattgtcacttttttgtttgttgtgttttcttgcaCAAGACTGACAATTCAAATAATATTGTGCTGAATTAAACTCGGAAACGCGTCCCAGCCTGCTTTCTTagttgtggttttgttttctcagtttatgtgtttattcatttgtatattttatatgtgtatgcgtgtgtgtgtgtgtgtgtgtgtatatgtatatctCAATTCAACATTTTACTTACAAACTTTCCGCGTGTGTGTGCCACGAAATTATAAATAcgaagttaaaaagaaaaagactacAACTCCCACAATGCACCTGTAAACGGGGGGGCACGCATGCGCAGTAGCAGAACACGCAGCTGCGGCCTCCTCGCTGTCCCGCCCCGCCCCCCTCCTCCTATTGGGCCACGGCTTCGGCAAAGGCAGTGCCGTCGTCGCGCTGGCGCAGCTGATTGGTCCGGTGTTTGTAATCCCCGCCCCGGCGTGACGCCGTGCTTGTAGATCTGAAGCAGGAATCCAGCGGCATGCTGGAAGGGGAAGGCTAGGCGCGCCCAGGCCGGGCTGCTTTCTGTGCGGCTGCAAGAGGAAGGGGAGACGCGCCCCGGCTGCTTTCGGGTTGAGGGCTGCTCGGGCGATGGGGCTGCCTGTGTTTCTCGGCTGCAGTTGCATCGCGTTTGGCCCGGCGTTCGCGTTGTTCATCCTGACGGTAGCGGCCGATCCGTTGAGAGTCATCATCCTCGTTGCAGGGTGCGTTTGAAACGCTGCATCGTTACTTGCAAGCGGGACCGGTGCTGTTAGTGTGCGTGTCAGTTTGGAAGACCATGATATAAACGTAATTTCACTCGCAAGGAAAGGCGGCTCTGTGCtctgtggtggtgttgttgtagtaaatgtgttgttgttgttgtttggtgtTTCTTGTCGAGGTGTTTCGGTTAGTTGGCAGCACCGTGTAACCGGTAGATATCTTTCTCATTTACAGCCTCGATGTTTTTACACGAGCCGGAAAGATATTCTCATTGTTATTACTTTTCTCAAAATTAGCAAAATGCACAACtattatatatagacacacactcacagtttAAAATGCGCTTCTACAGGAAAATatcctttttctttatttctcttaACTTGTTTATCAGTCGACAGGTGTCGCGCGTTTCCAAAAGACTGCGTGAAGCTGCTTGATTgatattgttattgttgtgttgttgtgttgttgttgttgttctttgaaCACACCGAGAGGCTTCACAGTCGTTTGTTACATCTCTTGAGATTCTTTTCATGTTTCTCAATCTGAATGCTTTACACGCTGTGTGTTTACcaggtgttttattaattaacctGCCCTTTCCAAAAGTGTTCAATCTTTAATtaatcagatatttaaaaaaaactacttgctAATTTtattcccctccccccccccccccccccccccctcccctccccccctcctctcctctcctcccccctctcctctcctctccaggtcGTTCTTCTGGCTGGTGTCTGTGCTGCTGGGTTCTCTTGTATGGTTTGTGGGGGTGCAGCTCAGTGATCAGGGTAACCCCAGTCTCCAGTCCGGGCTGCTTGTTTTTGGGGTGGCCCTGTCGGTGCTGCTGCAGGAGGCCTTCCGATTCGCCAACTACAAGCTGCTCAAGTGTGTGAACGATTCCGcctaatttattataattattattagggTGATGGTGAATTAGTCATTTTAATAGATGCTTTTAAGCTGGAGAAAGGGGTCTTGAatccaggaggttcaaatcctggctcggtcactgactccctgtgtgtgtgtgtgagaccctgagcgagtcacttcacctccttgtgctccgtccttcggatgagacgccaaacaaacgaggtcctattggaagagactctgcagcagcagttgttgatgattcagagttcacccccctggtctctgcaagtcgctttggataaaggcatctgataAAATGACTCATTAGTAATGATTTTAATGGACTGTATttaaatcctctctctctctctctctctctctctctctaggaagGCTGATCGAGGGCTAGCGTCTCTCAGTGAGAATGGCAGGTCTCCCATCTCTCTCCAGCAGATGGCGTACGGTAAGAGACTCATCAAGGCTTCCTTCCTAGAACTGTCCTGCAGTTAAAGCACAGCTCGGTGACAGTGtgggaaagcataggcaagcattggaaagcacaaaaaggtctggtaaagcattgtaaagcacagagagggctggtaaagcattgtaaagcacagagagggctggtaaagcacagagagggctggtaaagcacagggaagcattgtaaagcacagagagggctggtaaagcattgtaaagcacagagagggctggtaaagcattgtaaagcacagagagggctggtaaagcacagagagggctggtaaagcacagagagggctggtaaagcacagagagggctggtaaagcacagagagggctggtaaagcattgtaaagcacagagagggctggtaaagcacagagagggctggtaaagcattgtaaagcacagagagggctggtaaagcattgtaaagcacagagggggcTGGTAAACTAGCCTGCAGGTTTCTTGCAGTAAAAGCACATGCAGGTGAATCTGAATAGCTGGGATCCAATGGCTGACTCAAGATCAATCAGTCACTTGGAATGGGTTGCAATTTTAATTAGTGTTAATTGTGCAGTGAAGTTGCCCCCCTGTGTTTCTGCTCAGTGTCGGGGCTGGCGTTTGGGGTGATCAGCGGCGCGTTCTCGGGGGTCAACGTCCTGACGGACTCGCTGGGTCCCGGGATCGTGGGGATACACGGAGACTCGCCCCACTTCTTCATCACCTCCGGTCAGTGATGCCTGGCCTCGGACACGGGTTCAAGAGCAGAGCATTTAGAGTGTTGGGATGCAGCTCTCCACAGACGAGGCTCGCTGGGGTGGATCGGGGGGGGGCTGATTCACCATTCAGAGTGGAttcagaagcagctgcttgggtctgtgtggattgctgttctccgcAGGGTCTCAGAAAAGCagcacaaacccaagcagctgtttgtgAATTCACTGTGAATGGTGAGCCAGCCCCGATCCACACCAGCGAGCCTCGTCCTGGTTTCTGCGGAGAGCTGCatcccaatcctaaaattctaggtgatgcatcACTTGTGGCCAGAGCTGCGTGCGTGTTTGAGTGCCTCCTGTTGCTTTGTGCTGACTCTCCcccctctcgtctctctctctgctgtaccccagtgtgtgtgtgggtgcctCTTGTTGCTTTGTGCTGACTCTCCcccctctcgtctctctctctgctgtaccccagtgtgtgtgtgggtgcctCTTGTTGCTTTGTGCTGACTCTCCCCcctcttgtctctctctctctgctgtacCCCAGCTTTCCTCACGATGGCGCTGGTGCTCCTGCACACATTCTGGGGGGTGATTTTTTTCGACGCCTGCGAGCGGGGGAAGTGGCTGGCTGGTATCGCAGTGGTGGTCTCCCA
Above is a genomic segment from Polyodon spathula isolate WHYD16114869_AA chromosome 51, ASM1765450v1, whole genome shotgun sequence containing:
- the rab13 gene encoding ras-related protein Rab-13 translates to MAKKYDFLYKLLLIGDSGVGKTCLIIRFAEDNFNTTYISTIGIDFKVKTVEVQGKKIKLQVWDTAGQERFKTITTAYYRGAMGIILVYDITDEKSFENIQNWMKSIKENASVGVNKMLLGNKCDIENKRKVPRETGEKLAKDHGIRFFETSAKSSINVEESFVELARDILLKSDKKSGGGGREVKMNSTDKNPSKCSLV
- the LOC121306989 gene encoding gamma-secretase subunit APH-1A-like isoform X3, with protein sequence MGLPVFLGCSCIAFGPAFALFILTVAADPLRVIILVAGSFFWLVSVLLGSLVWFVGVQLSDQGNPSLQSGLLVFGVALSVLLQEAFRFANYKLLKKADRGLASLSENGRSPISLQQMAYAFLTMALVLLHTFWGVIFFDACERGKWLAGIAVVVSHLVTSGLTFLCPWYETSLVPIYLLTAAMAAWAFSTAGGSVSTLQRCFTCECPDMGQGYRGEVFLLSSPDRLSKARQTEN
- the LOC121306989 gene encoding gamma-secretase subunit APH-1A-like isoform X1 — translated: MGLPVFLGCSCIAFGPAFALFILTVAADPLRVIILVAGSFFWLVSVLLGSLVWFVGVQLSDQGNPSLQSGLLVFGVALSVLLQEAFRFANYKLLKKADRGLASLSENGRSPISLQQMAYVSGLAFGVISGAFSGVNVLTDSLGPGIVGIHGDSPHFFITSAFLTMALVLLHTFWGVIFFDACERGKWLAGIAVVVSHLVTSGLTFLCPWYETSLVPIYLLTAAMAAWAFSTAGGSVSTLQRCFTCECPDMGQGYRGEVFLLSSPDRLSKARQTEN
- the LOC121306989 gene encoding gamma-secretase subunit APH-1A-like isoform X2, which codes for MGLPVFLGCSCIAFGPAFALFILTVAADPLRVIILVAGSFFWLVSVLLGSLVWFVGVQLSDQGNPSLQSGLLVFGVALSVLLQEAFRFANYKLLKKADRGLASLSENGRSPISLQQMAYVSGLAFGVISGAFSGVNVLTDSLGPGIVGIHGDSPHFFITSAFLTMALVLLHTFWGVIFFDACERGKWLAGIAVVVSHLVTSGLTFLCPWYETSLVPIYLLTAAMAAWAFSTAGGSVSTLQRCFTCKQKIDDRVVVYSALQAPSED